One segment of Ureibacillus thermophilus DNA contains the following:
- the thiC gene encoding phosphomethylpyrimidine synthase ThiC — protein MQNIKSFMQFPASKKVYVEGSRPDIRVPMRGITLSPTKTETGIIENEPVRVYDTSGPYTDPDFQPDIQKGLPPLRKRWILERGDVEEYEGRPVKPEDNGFRNEKQSEMTLPFERKPLRAKKGKTVTQMHYAKRGIITPEMEFVAIRENIDPEIVRQEVAEGRAIIPSNINHPESEPMIIGSRFHVKINANIGNSAVTSSIEEEVEKMLWAVRWGADTIMDLSTGKHIHATREYIIRNSPVPVGTVPIYQALEKVNGVVEDLTWEIYRDTLIEQAEQGVDYFTIHAGVLLRYIPMTVNRTTGIVSRGGSIMAQWCLAHHEENFLYTHFEEICEILKTYDIAVSLGDGLRPGSIADANDEAQFAELETLGELTEIAWKHDVQVMIEGPGHVPMHKIKENVDKQIEICKGAPFYTLGPLTTDIAPGYDHITSAIGAAIIGAYGTAMLCYVTPKEHLGLPNKDDVREGVIAYKIAAHAADLAKGHPGAQRRDDALSKARFEFRWNDQFNLSLDPDRAREYHDETLPAEGAKVAHFCSMCGPKFCSMKISHELQKTVREEGMKQKAKEFVENGSSLYR, from the coding sequence ATGCAAAACATCAAATCTTTCATGCAATTTCCTGCGAGTAAAAAAGTGTATGTCGAAGGTTCAAGACCGGATATTCGTGTACCGATGAGAGGAATTACGTTAAGTCCAACAAAGACAGAAACAGGAATCATCGAAAATGAACCTGTTCGTGTTTATGACACAAGCGGTCCTTACACCGATCCTGATTTTCAGCCGGACATTCAAAAAGGATTGCCGCCGCTAAGAAAACGCTGGATTTTAGAAAGGGGCGACGTTGAAGAATACGAGGGGCGTCCAGTGAAACCGGAAGATAACGGATTCCGTAATGAGAAGCAATCAGAAATGACTCTGCCTTTCGAGAGAAAACCACTGCGCGCAAAAAAAGGAAAAACTGTAACACAAATGCATTACGCAAAACGAGGGATTATTACGCCGGAGATGGAATTTGTTGCGATTCGCGAAAATATAGATCCGGAAATCGTGCGTCAAGAAGTTGCCGAAGGCAGAGCGATTATTCCTTCGAATATTAACCATCCGGAAAGTGAACCGATGATTATTGGGAGTCGTTTTCATGTAAAAATTAACGCGAATATTGGTAATTCCGCAGTCACATCATCCATTGAAGAAGAAGTCGAAAAAATGCTTTGGGCGGTGCGCTGGGGAGCAGACACGATTATGGACTTATCGACGGGAAAACACATTCATGCGACACGAGAATATATTATTCGCAATTCCCCTGTGCCTGTCGGGACGGTTCCGATTTATCAAGCGCTTGAAAAAGTGAACGGCGTCGTTGAAGACTTAACGTGGGAAATTTACCGTGATACGCTCATCGAACAAGCGGAACAAGGGGTGGACTATTTTACGATTCACGCGGGGGTGCTGCTTCGTTACATACCGATGACGGTAAACCGAACGACTGGCATTGTTTCACGCGGCGGCTCGATTATGGCGCAATGGTGTTTAGCCCACCATGAAGAAAACTTCTTATACACGCATTTTGAAGAAATATGCGAGATTTTGAAAACGTATGATATTGCAGTATCGCTTGGAGACGGGCTGCGTCCAGGCTCGATTGCCGATGCGAATGACGAAGCACAGTTTGCTGAATTGGAGACGCTTGGAGAATTAACGGAAATCGCTTGGAAGCATGATGTGCAAGTGATGATCGAAGGGCCAGGGCATGTGCCGATGCATAAAATTAAAGAAAATGTCGATAAGCAAATCGAAATTTGTAAAGGTGCGCCGTTTTACACATTAGGACCGCTTACGACCGATATCGCGCCGGGATATGACCACATTACATCCGCGATTGGAGCGGCGATCATTGGCGCATACGGAACGGCGATGCTTTGTTACGTGACGCCGAAAGAGCATTTAGGACTGCCGAATAAAGATGATGTGCGCGAAGGAGTGATCGCTTATAAAATCGCAGCACACGCGGCCGATTTAGCTAAAGGACACCCGGGAGCTCAACGGCGGGATGACGCGTTATCAAAAGCGCGCTTTGAGTTTCGTTGGAACGATCAGTTCAACCTTTCGCTTGATCCAGATCGAGCTCGGGAATATCATGATGAAACATTGCCGGCGGAAGGGGCGAAAGTTGCGCATTTTTGTTCAATGTGCGGGCCGAAGTTTTGCTCGATGAAAATTTCACATGAGCTGCAAAAAACGGTGAGAGAAGAAGGGATGAAGCAAAAAGCGAAGGAGTTTGTCGAAAATGGCTCATCTCTCTATCGATAA